The following are encoded together in the Candidatus Bandiella woodruffii genome:
- the hisS gene encoding histidine--tRNA ligase, which translates to MKLQRIRGTADLYGQDVELFRFITSLAQKFAVIYSFKEISTPIMEDSEVFHRTLGEMSDIVNKETYTFLDRDKSSITLRPEFTAAVVRAVISNGMLQSLPLRLFSYGPLFRHERPQKCRLRQFHQINFEYIGSSHLNVDVELIMLAHDILESLELSNSTTLIVNTLGTVECRNSYKTALREYLLKYKQDLSEISQQRLDTNPLRILDTKDEKEQDIIRGAPVLYDFIANDSKLRFEQILSHLNASSITFEHSNRLVRGLDYYSDFVFEFTTSNLGSQGTVIAGGRYDGLISQMGGLPTPAAGFAGGIERIMELLKYTDKKIAEKDLVYLVPIGEAAEDYSLKLSHELRKDGFNLQLDYSMALKKKMQRADKLGVKYCVIYGENELQNQNFILKDMQSGEEVVVNKFYLTQRLKNINQ; encoded by the coding sequence ATGAAGTTACAAAGAATTAGAGGAACTGCAGACTTATACGGGCAGGATGTGGAATTATTCCGTTTCATTACCTCTTTAGCACAAAAGTTTGCGGTTATATACTCTTTTAAAGAAATATCCACTCCCATCATGGAAGATAGCGAGGTGTTCCATCGTACTTTAGGAGAGATGTCTGACATAGTAAACAAGGAGACGTACACTTTCTTAGATAGGGATAAGAGCAGCATCACCCTAAGACCTGAATTTACTGCAGCGGTTGTTAGGGCCGTCATCTCTAATGGAATGCTTCAGTCATTACCCTTACGTTTGTTTAGTTACGGGCCGTTATTTAGGCATGAACGTCCTCAAAAGTGCAGGTTGAGACAGTTCCATCAAATAAACTTTGAATATATAGGGTCATCTCATTTAAATGTTGATGTGGAATTAATTATGCTAGCGCACGATATATTAGAAAGCCTTGAACTCAGTAATAGCACAACACTGATTGTTAATACCCTTGGTACTGTTGAATGTAGAAACAGTTACAAAACTGCATTAAGAGAATACTTGTTAAAATATAAACAAGATTTGTCAGAAATTAGCCAACAAAGGCTCGATACTAATCCGCTACGGATCTTGGATACAAAAGATGAAAAAGAGCAAGATATTATACGAGGAGCCCCTGTACTTTACGATTTTATAGCAAACGACTCAAAACTTCGGTTTGAACAAATCTTATCACACCTTAATGCATCAAGCATAACATTTGAGCATTCTAACAGATTGGTGAGAGGGCTTGACTATTATTCTGATTTTGTTTTTGAATTTACGACAAGCAATCTTGGAAGCCAAGGAACTGTTATTGCAGGTGGCAGATATGACGGGCTAATTTCTCAAATGGGTGGTTTGCCAACTCCTGCTGCTGGTTTTGCAGGTGGGATAGAAAGAATTATGGAGTTGTTAAAATATACCGATAAAAAAATAGCAGAAAAAGATTTGGTATACTTAGTTCCAATAGGGGAAGCTGCTGAAGATTACAGCCTTAAATTATCTCATGAGCTACGAAAAGACGGATTTAACCTCCAACTGGATTACAGTATGGCACTAAAGAAGAAAATGCAAAGAGCGGATAAGTTGGGTGTAAAATATTGCGTTATATACGGGGAAAATGAGCTACAGAATCAAAACTTTATCCTCAAAGATATGCAAAGTGGAGAGGAAGTTGTGGTGAATAAGTTTTATCTGACTCAACGTTTAAAAAACATTAATCAATAA
- a CDS encoding HlyD family type I secretion periplasmic adaptor subunit, with protein MTENQNNDARVINKDAIEVIAENKKADKKKPVGDANNDFIENTKQAKPIDFEENLLEKYKNYKIIDIQEFKKFLTEAKDFLFGITLEKSNYIEENEKDISKQISRPIKFGLISVAVALGFFGVWSGLAPLDSASIAEGFIILSENRKKIQHLEGGIVDQILVKDGDQVKKGQPLIVFNQFRSKADLEQVLWQLRHAIIVDKRLVGSLNLISHYQNKNQSHDSSLEQAPEVEFSFDSKYIDQSDQKVATLINAQKNAYNSYKAFIENQIKSSTAQLNQIQSEIKSTQENIRTLEKEYAKKKELYEKQLETSERFSHTKMQLQEQRGRLASLEHKIAEASAKEAQFMDDQNVRLSEEYKRNHGELIQMEARYLQTKDTHERSVVNAPYAGVVTNLQVHTVGAAIQQTQMLLEIIPQDDTLVIEAYIPAHEVESIQVGSIARIQLNAYKARLVPRIEGKVIYVSADKFDKEVGMMPGQPRFMPVGYYKARIEVSPEELDKVNTQIKLLPGMPVTVFIVKGVRSFAEYLYSPIKDSFHKAFKEP; from the coding sequence ATGACAGAAAATCAAAACAACGATGCCAGAGTGATCAACAAAGATGCTATCGAAGTGATTGCAGAGAATAAAAAGGCAGATAAAAAAAAGCCTGTTGGTGATGCAAACAACGATTTTATAGAAAATACAAAACAAGCAAAACCTATTGATTTTGAAGAAAACTTATTAGAAAAATATAAGAACTATAAAATCATAGACATTCAGGAGTTCAAGAAGTTTTTGACCGAAGCAAAAGATTTTTTGTTTGGTATAACCTTAGAAAAATCCAACTATATCGAAGAGAATGAAAAAGATATATCTAAGCAGATTTCACGCCCTATTAAATTTGGTCTGATATCTGTTGCAGTAGCTTTAGGGTTTTTCGGAGTTTGGAGTGGGCTTGCTCCTCTTGATAGTGCTTCGATTGCTGAGGGGTTTATTATACTTAGTGAGAATAGAAAAAAGATTCAGCACCTTGAGGGGGGGATTGTAGATCAAATATTAGTAAAAGATGGGGACCAAGTTAAAAAGGGGCAGCCACTGATAGTATTCAACCAATTTAGAAGCAAGGCTGATTTAGAGCAGGTGTTGTGGCAATTAAGGCATGCTATAATAGTTGATAAAAGGCTGGTAGGTTCTTTAAATCTTATTTCGCACTACCAGAATAAAAATCAATCTCATGACTCAAGTCTGGAGCAGGCACCAGAAGTGGAATTTAGTTTTGACAGTAAATACATAGACCAATCAGATCAAAAAGTTGCTACTCTTATAAATGCGCAGAAAAATGCTTATAACTCTTACAAAGCCTTTATAGAAAATCAAATCAAGAGTAGCACAGCACAACTGAATCAAATCCAATCTGAAATAAAATCTACGCAGGAAAATATAAGAACGCTAGAGAAAGAATATGCTAAGAAAAAAGAACTGTATGAAAAGCAGCTGGAAACATCAGAAAGGTTCTCGCATACAAAAATGCAGCTACAAGAACAGAGAGGAAGGCTTGCAAGTCTGGAACATAAAATTGCTGAGGCAAGTGCGAAGGAAGCACAGTTTATGGATGATCAAAACGTCAGGTTATCTGAAGAATACAAGAGGAATCATGGTGAATTGATTCAGATGGAAGCACGGTATTTGCAAACAAAAGACACACACGAAAGAAGCGTTGTTAACGCACCATACGCAGGTGTAGTGACAAATTTGCAGGTACACACCGTTGGGGCTGCAATCCAACAAACCCAGATGCTATTGGAAATCATCCCACAGGACGATACTTTGGTCATTGAAGCATACATTCCAGCTCATGAAGTTGAGAGTATTCAAGTAGGAAGTATAGCAAGAATACAGTTAAACGCATATAAAGCAAGGTTGGTGCCGAGAATTGAGGGCAAGGTGATATATGTGTCGGCAGATAAGTTTGATAAGGAAGTGGGGATGATGCCTGGACAGCCAAGGTTTATGCCGGTTGGTTATTATAAAGCAAGAATTGAGGTGTCTCCTGAGGAACTTGATAAAGTTAACACTCAAATAAAATTGCTACCAGGGATGCCAGTCACAGTGTTTATAGTGAAAGGGGTTAGGAGCTTTGCTGAGTATTTATACTCTCCTATAAAAGATAGTTTCCATAAAGCATTTAAAGAGCCGTAA
- a CDS encoding type I secretion system permease/ATPase, with protein MVKFVLIFGCLINLLMLSTPLYSMQVLDRVLSSQNTDTLLMLTLVIVLALALLGLIQAARSFAMNKMGSWLEDRLSEKVFSNSIRLSLESKAMANSQQLRDLQTIKTFLTSPGLISIMDMPWAIIFIIVLFILHTAIGFLAVIAGAVLVVFGLIADRATKPMMEMNNENFIKSMRHVDQATRNAEVIEVMGMRKNVIASWQVMNQEVQKTQNLVTKRQATFMEITKFFRLVIQISVTALGAYLVIQGQITSGTIIASSSLVGRALAPFEAAITSWKGFVTCRKAYERLEKSFGRYSDESTRMSLPEPEGRIEVENMYFAPQGAAKHILKGVNFSLNKGEVLAIIGPSGSGKTTLAKLLVGIFNPSIGAVRIDGASLTDWKKEELGPHIGYLPQDVELFSGTVKENIARMELSPNAEDVVIAAQLSGVHDMILQLPLGYDSNIGIDGSMLSGGQKQRVGLARTFYGDPKFIVLDEPNSSLDTQGEEALMTALAVAKEKEITTIIISHKTSVLSIVDKVLVMKDGMVASFGPKKEVMDALKKAQPLNI; from the coding sequence ATGGTCAAATTTGTGCTTATTTTTGGGTGCTTAATAAATTTATTAATGCTCTCGACGCCACTTTATTCAATGCAAGTATTGGATAGGGTTCTTTCCAGTCAGAATACCGACACACTTTTAATGTTAACTTTGGTGATTGTTTTAGCACTGGCGTTGCTTGGTTTAATCCAAGCTGCAAGGTCATTCGCAATGAATAAAATGGGGAGCTGGTTGGAGGATAGGCTCTCAGAAAAAGTATTTTCAAATTCCATCAGGCTTTCATTAGAATCAAAAGCTATGGCTAATAGCCAGCAGTTAAGAGATTTACAAACAATAAAAACGTTTTTAACCAGCCCCGGTTTAATTTCCATTATGGACATGCCGTGGGCAATTATTTTCATTATCGTACTATTTATTTTACACACAGCTATTGGCTTCTTAGCAGTTATAGCTGGTGCTGTATTAGTTGTTTTTGGGTTGATAGCAGATAGAGCGACAAAACCCATGATGGAAATGAATAATGAAAATTTCATCAAAAGTATGCGACACGTTGACCAAGCAACAAGGAATGCCGAGGTTATTGAAGTTATGGGTATGAGGAAGAATGTTATTGCCTCATGGCAAGTAATGAACCAAGAAGTGCAAAAAACGCAAAATTTGGTGACAAAAAGGCAAGCTACCTTTATGGAAATAACCAAGTTCTTTAGGTTGGTGATACAAATATCAGTAACAGCTCTTGGGGCATATCTGGTAATCCAAGGACAAATTACATCTGGTACTATTATCGCTAGTTCTTCTCTGGTTGGTAGAGCACTAGCGCCATTTGAAGCTGCAATAACATCTTGGAAAGGTTTTGTGACTTGTCGCAAAGCCTATGAACGACTTGAAAAATCATTCGGTAGGTATAGTGATGAAAGTACAAGGATGTCACTACCAGAACCTGAGGGCAGGATTGAGGTGGAAAATATGTATTTTGCTCCTCAAGGTGCAGCAAAACATATACTAAAAGGCGTGAACTTTTCTTTGAATAAAGGAGAAGTATTAGCGATTATCGGTCCAAGTGGTTCAGGAAAAACAACTTTGGCCAAACTGCTGGTTGGGATATTTAATCCCAGCATAGGTGCAGTCAGAATAGATGGTGCAAGCTTAACAGACTGGAAAAAAGAAGAGTTAGGTCCACATATAGGGTATTTACCACAGGATGTTGAGCTCTTTTCAGGAACTGTAAAAGAAAATATAGCTAGGATGGAATTATCACCCAATGCTGAAGATGTTGTAATAGCAGCGCAGCTTAGTGGGGTGCATGATATGATTTTACAGCTTCCTCTAGGATATGATAGCAATATAGGGATTGATGGTTCCATGTTATCTGGAGGACAAAAACAAAGAGTCGGACTTGCAAGGACATTTTATGGTGACCCTAAGTTCATAGTTTTGGACGAACCTAATTCAAGTTTGGATACGCAAGGAGAAGAAGCACTTATGACAGCCCTTGCTGTTGCAAAAGAAAAGGAAATTACAACAATTATTATATCTCACAAAACATCAGTACTAAGCATTGTTGATAAAGTATTGGTGATGAAAGATGGTATGGTTGCGTCTTTTGGTCCTAAGAAGGAAGTGATGGATGCATTAAAAAAAGCTCAGCCTCTTAACATATGA
- a CDS encoding exodeoxyribonuclease VII small subunit, protein MTKNVGKLSFEDAMKRLEEIIKNLENGNVALESAIELYEEGIILQEHCESRLNSAKLKIEKIVKNSDGIVTTEKIKE, encoded by the coding sequence ATGACTAAAAATGTGGGGAAACTAAGTTTTGAAGATGCAATGAAAAGATTGGAAGAAATAATTAAAAATTTGGAAAACGGAAATGTTGCGTTGGAAAGTGCGATAGAACTATATGAGGAAGGCATAATTCTTCAAGAACATTGCGAAAGCAGGTTAAATAGTGCTAAATTAAAAATTGAAAAGATCGTAAAAAATTCAGATGGCATAGTAACAACTGAAAAAATCAAGGAGTAA
- a CDS encoding NADH dehydrogenase ubiquinone Fe-S protein 4, producing the protein MTVKIYENYKLPTQSANICSNIWVIEFIPQEVRFQEQVMGWTGATDMSTTQVKLRFQSKEAAIKFACDRKLEYRVQEKKKKECVVQSYTDNYKT; encoded by the coding sequence ATGACAGTGAAAATATATGAAAATTACAAATTGCCTACTCAATCTGCCAATATCTGCAGTAACATCTGGGTAATTGAGTTTATACCACAGGAAGTTCGGTTTCAAGAGCAAGTCATGGGATGGACAGGCGCCACAGATATGTCAACAACTCAGGTAAAACTACGTTTCCAAAGCAAAGAAGCGGCGATTAAATTCGCTTGTGATCGCAAGCTTGAGTATCGCGTGCAGGAAAAAAAGAAAAAGGAATGTGTTGTTCAGTCGTACACAGATAACTATAAAACATAA
- a CDS encoding IS1 family transposase: MQKNKLWIWKAYSRELKRVVAWVVGKRNVTTFRKLWKIISRDNCSYYTDDWSVYSEVIPRHQHVVGKQHTLSIESNNSNTRHRIARMTRKTKVVSKSEEVVDLTIKLWVHFEDNNNFLSEQGNFISIFG, encoded by the coding sequence ATTCAAAAAAACAAATTATGGATATGGAAAGCCTATAGTAGGGAGCTCAAGAGAGTTGTTGCCTGGGTGGTTGGTAAGCGTAACGTTACAACCTTTAGAAAATTGTGGAAAATCATAAGTAGAGATAATTGCAGTTATTACACAGACGATTGGTCTGTTTATTCAGAGGTTATACCTCGCCATCAACATGTTGTTGGCAAACAACATACACTCTCAATTGAGTCCAATAACTCAAACACAAGGCACAGAATTGCAAGAATGACCAGAAAAACAAAGGTAGTTTCAAAATCTGAAGAAGTTGTCGATCTTACGATTAAGCTCTGGGTACATTTTGAGGATAACAATAATTTCCTAAGTGAGCAGGGCAATTTTATATCTATCTTTGGCTAA
- a CDS encoding IS1 family transposase: protein MWKAYSRELKRVVAWVVGKRNVTTFRKLWKIISRDNCTYYTDDWSVYSEVIPRHQHVVGKQHTLSIESNNSNTRHRIARMTRKTKVVSKSEEVVDLTIKLWVHFEDNNNFLSEQGNFISIFG, encoded by the coding sequence ATATGGAAAGCCTATAGTAGGGAGCTCAAGAGAGTTGTTGCCTGGGTGGTTGGTAAGCGTAACGTTACAACCTTTAGAAAATTGTGGAAAATCATAAGTAGAGATAATTGCACTTATTACACAGACGATTGGTCTGTTTATTCAGAGGTTATACCTCGCCATCAACATGTTGTTGGCAAACAACATACACTCTCAATTGAGTCCAATAACTCAAACACAAGGCACAGAATTGCAAGAATGACCAGAAAAACAAAGGTAGTTTCAAAATCTGAAGAAGTTGTCGATCTTACGATTAAGCTCTGGGTACATTTTGAGGATAACAATAATTTCCTAAGTGAGCAGGGCAATTTTATATCTATCTTTGGCTAA
- the tgt gene encoding tRNA guanosine(34) transglycosylase Tgt, with protein sequence MSIFFEIKSSCGKARRGVISTAHGQINTPAFMPVGTAATVKAMLPESVIATGAEIILGNTYHLMLRPGEDVIANLGGLHKFMNWNKPILTDSGGFQVMSLSSLRKITPDGVEFNSHLDGQKYFLTPEKSIDIQHKLNSNITMIFDECTPYPIDHLYAEKSMRLSLIWAKESKKAFHDRDGYGIFGIIQGSTFEDLRKISAEALQEIGFDGYAIGGLAVGEGHEKMLEVLHFTIPNITSDKPRYLMGVGKPIDIIASVKRGVDMFDCVLPTRSGRNGQAFVSGGVINIRNQKYILDGSPLDELCNCYTCNNFSKAYLNHLIKSNEILGAVLMTWHNIAYYQNLMKQLRTLIEKGTLYSYTDEELTYVK encoded by the coding sequence ATGTCGATTTTTTTTGAGATTAAGAGTTCATGCGGCAAAGCAAGAAGGGGGGTGATCTCAACAGCGCATGGCCAGATAAATACCCCAGCTTTTATGCCCGTTGGGACAGCTGCCACAGTTAAGGCCATGCTGCCGGAGTCTGTGATTGCAACTGGGGCGGAGATAATCCTCGGTAATACCTATCATCTGATGTTACGACCAGGTGAAGACGTTATTGCCAACCTCGGTGGACTACATAAATTTATGAACTGGAACAAGCCTATTCTAACAGATTCCGGTGGGTTTCAGGTGATGTCCTTATCATCGTTAAGAAAAATCACCCCAGATGGTGTAGAGTTCAATTCTCACTTAGACGGGCAAAAATACTTTTTAACTCCTGAAAAATCTATTGATATTCAGCATAAATTGAACAGCAATATCACGATGATATTTGATGAGTGCACTCCTTACCCAATTGATCATTTATATGCAGAAAAATCCATGCGGCTTTCGCTTATCTGGGCGAAAGAGTCAAAAAAAGCTTTTCATGACAGAGACGGTTATGGGATATTTGGCATTATACAGGGAAGTACATTTGAGGATTTAAGAAAGATCAGTGCAGAAGCTCTTCAAGAAATCGGGTTTGATGGATATGCGATAGGTGGGCTTGCGGTTGGTGAGGGGCATGAGAAGATGCTGGAAGTACTGCACTTTACAATACCAAACATCACGTCTGATAAACCAAGATATTTAATGGGGGTTGGTAAGCCAATCGACATTATTGCTTCAGTAAAAAGAGGGGTTGATATGTTTGATTGCGTACTTCCAACCAGGTCCGGAAGAAATGGCCAGGCATTTGTAAGCGGCGGGGTTATAAATATAAGAAATCAAAAATATATTCTAGATGGCTCACCTCTTGATGAATTATGCAATTGTTATACATGCAACAACTTTAGCAAAGCTTATTTAAACCATCTTATCAAAAGTAATGAGATATTAGGGGCCGTGCTTATGACGTGGCATAATATTGCATATTACCAAAATCTGATGAAGCAATTAAGAACCCTGATTGAAAAAGGAACTCTATATAGTTATACAGACGAGGAGCTCACCTACGTGAAATAG
- a CDS encoding alpha/beta hydrolase gives MIKEVIFNGEMGRLEGRYYQADDRTAPAALVLHPHPLHGGTMNNKVVYNTFYTFVENHFSVLRFNFRGVGKSLGTFDHGQGELIDAATALDWLQAKNPEASSYWIAGFSFGAWITMQLLMRRPEIDGFVVIAPSATSHDYNFISPCPKPGLIVQGTNDEISKEEDAYALYEKLAKQRNSQIEYVLIEGADHFFTKHKEKLIDVIDQFIKPRVIRTTSPKKIRRDRKRKVIET, from the coding sequence ATGATAAAAGAAGTAATTTTCAATGGAGAAATGGGCAGGCTAGAAGGTAGGTACTATCAAGCCGACGACAGAACCGCGCCAGCGGCTCTTGTTCTGCACCCACACCCACTTCATGGAGGAACCATGAATAATAAAGTTGTGTATAATACCTTCTACACTTTTGTGGAAAATCACTTTTCCGTATTAAGATTTAACTTCAGGGGGGTTGGGAAATCTTTGGGGACTTTTGATCATGGTCAGGGAGAGTTAATAGACGCTGCAACCGCACTAGATTGGTTGCAAGCTAAAAATCCAGAAGCTTCTAGTTATTGGATTGCAGGGTTTTCTTTTGGAGCTTGGATCACCATGCAGCTATTAATGCGCAGACCAGAGATCGATGGGTTTGTTGTGATAGCACCTTCAGCTACATCTCACGATTATAATTTTATCTCACCATGCCCAAAACCAGGATTGATTGTCCAAGGGACTAATGATGAAATTTCAAAGGAGGAAGATGCTTATGCGCTTTATGAGAAATTGGCTAAGCAAAGAAATTCGCAGATAGAATACGTTTTAATCGAAGGAGCTGATCATTTTTTCACAAAACACAAAGAAAAATTAATCGATGTAATTGACCAGTTTATAAAACCTAGAGTTATCAGAACAACTTCTCCTAAAAAAATAAGAAGGGATAGAAAAAGGAAAGTAATAGAAACTTAA
- a CDS encoding cysteine desulfurase family protein has translation MERIYFDHNATSPLHQRVKEAMIGLMGLPLNPSSVHHYGREARKLLEESREKIRQVLGVNHTHNLVFTSSCTEANNLVLNNFPEYRKVCSAIEHPSVINVIGEGMIPVDTNGIIDLDYLKSYLESYQGTKFVISVMYANNEVGTIQPIKAIKEIALKHGCLLHCDITQAIGRIEADVGGIDIMTFSSHKFGGPIGAGGLIYRKELKINPTILGGGQESRIRSGTQNLVAIHGMAVAFGLIKEIQEDYKQIKKLRDTMERKLAIISDDVVILGLNADRLPNTSSLCMPKVSAETQLIHFDLNGISLSAGSACSSGKIDIPRIQLSMGLNEELAKTAIRVSLGPNNNIFEVDKFVNLWRELFDASR, from the coding sequence ATGGAAAGAATTTATTTTGACCATAATGCTACCTCTCCTCTACATCAGAGGGTTAAGGAAGCCATGATTGGACTGATGGGGTTGCCTCTTAATCCATCTTCCGTACACCATTATGGTAGAGAAGCAAGAAAACTCTTGGAAGAATCCAGAGAGAAAATCAGGCAAGTTTTGGGTGTTAATCATACTCATAACTTAGTTTTTACAAGCTCTTGCACTGAAGCAAATAACCTAGTTCTTAATAATTTTCCTGAGTATCGAAAAGTTTGCAGCGCTATTGAACATCCATCCGTCATTAACGTAATTGGAGAAGGAATGATACCAGTAGATACGAACGGGATAATAGATTTGGATTACCTCAAGTCCTATTTAGAAAGTTATCAGGGTACTAAGTTTGTGATTTCTGTTATGTATGCAAATAATGAAGTTGGAACTATCCAGCCCATTAAAGCAATCAAAGAAATAGCTTTGAAACATGGTTGTTTATTGCATTGTGATATTACCCAAGCTATAGGAAGGATTGAAGCTGATGTTGGAGGGATTGATATAATGACATTTAGCTCTCATAAGTTTGGTGGACCAATAGGTGCTGGAGGTTTGATCTATAGAAAAGAACTTAAAATAAATCCAACCATATTAGGTGGGGGACAGGAATCGCGTATTCGATCTGGGACTCAAAACTTAGTTGCCATACATGGAATGGCAGTTGCATTTGGTTTAATTAAAGAAATACAGGAAGATTATAAGCAGATTAAAAAGTTAAGAGACACTATGGAAAGAAAGTTGGCTATAATATCGGATGATGTTGTGATCCTTGGTCTCAACGCGGACAGGTTGCCCAATACTTCTTCGCTATGTATGCCAAAAGTAAGCGCAGAGACCCAACTAATACATTTTGATTTGAATGGAATCTCGCTAAGCGCTGGCTCTGCTTGTTCTTCTGGCAAGATAGATATACCAAGAATTCAACTATCCATGGGGTTAAATGAAGAATTGGCAAAAACAGCTATTAGAGTTAGTTTAGGGCCTAATAATAACATCTTTGAAGTTGATAAATTTGTCAATTTATGGCGAGAATTATTCGATGCTTCCCGTTGA
- a CDS encoding L-threonylcarbamoyladenylate synthase has translation MKPVCLLKSGELITLSTEIVYGLTADTTNETAIQKIFDVKGRPRNHPLILHKFL, from the coding sequence ATTAAGCCGGTATGCTTACTAAAAAGTGGCGAGTTAATTACCTTATCAACTGAAATAGTTTATGGGCTGACTGCAGACACCACAAATGAAACCGCAATTCAGAAAATCTTTGACGTTAAAGGTAGGCCTAGAAACCATCCTTTAATTCTCCATAAATTCTTATGA
- a CDS encoding DUF6671 family protein: MSRAILYLSLANTLPSRMHVIGELATKLSDRLKTKCPCCNNPGWGEVKYEKGLICGCCGLETELVKSEIFGCVKCAYEENRKRADGKKEADPVNCQYCNS, encoded by the coding sequence GTGAGCAGGGCAATTTTATATCTATCTTTGGCTAACACTCTGCCTTCGCGTATGCATGTAATAGGCGAACTTGCTACTAAGCTTTCGGATAGACTAAAAACAAAGTGTCCATGTTGTAATAACCCTGGTTGGGGTGAAGTCAAATATGAAAAAGGCCTGATCTGTGGATGCTGTGGTTTAGAAACAGAATTAGTAAAATCAGAAATTTTTGGTTGTGTTAAGTGTGCTTATGAAGAAAATAGAAAACGTGCAGACGGTAAAAAAGAAGCAGACCCAGTAAACTGCCAATATTGCAATTCTTAG
- a CDS encoding transposase — MESPANYKGYGVLRLFKCLLLQFMEDLSDRELERYLSDSVAAKWFCDFDLTEATPDYSVFSRIRSKIGTNLLSKIFAIFRDQLKSQGYMSEVFTFVDASHLISKANLWEERDEARKQKYEKLNNEVLPR; from the coding sequence ATTGAATCTCCTGCTAATTATAAGGGATATGGTGTTTTACGTTTATTTAAATGCTTGTTGTTACAGTTTATGGAAGATTTGTCAGATCGTGAACTAGAAAGATATTTGAGTGACAGTGTTGCAGCCAAGTGGTTTTGTGATTTTGATTTAACCGAAGCCACACCTGATTATAGCGTTTTTAGTAGAATCCGCTCAAAGATAGGAACAAATTTGTTATCAAAAATCTTTGCCATTTTTAGAGATCAACTAAAATCTCAAGGATATATGAGCGAGGTATTTACTTTTGTTGATGCAAGTCACTTGATCTCCAAAGCTAATTTATGGGAAGAGCGGGATGAAGCCAGAAAACAAAAATATGAAAAACTTAACAACGAAGTCTTGCCTAGATAA
- a CDS encoding transposase, translating into MINKVAITPANVTDAKGVAHVLPNSGAVYADKGYCVAPAKNAAKSRGIHFCAIKKNNMKQKNFDLDRYYTSIRAPFERVFSQDNKRLRYIGIAKNQFAEFMNAICFNFKTFNGLTA; encoded by the coding sequence ATGATCAACAAGGTTGCTATAACGCCTGCTAATGTTACCGATGCAAAGGGAGTTGCGCATGTTTTACCAAATAGTGGAGCAGTTTATGCTGACAAAGGGTATTGTGTTGCACCAGCAAAGAATGCAGCTAAAAGCAGAGGTATTCATTTTTGCGCCATCAAGAAAAACAATATGAAGCAAAAGAATTTTGACCTTGATCGATACTATACTTCCATAAGGGCTCCGTTTGAGAGGGTGTTTTCTCAAGATAATAAACGATTGCGATACATAGGAATTGCCAAAAATCAGTTTGCTGAATTTATGAATGCTATCTGCTTTAATTTTAAAACGTTTAACGGTCTTACTGCGTAA